One window of the Pseudomonas sp. S04 genome contains the following:
- the lptB gene encoding LPS export ABC transporter ATP-binding protein — translation MATLKAQHLAKSYKSRQVVRDVSLSIDSGQIVGLLGPNGAGKTTCFYMIVGLVQADQGRVLIDDLDVSHQPMHGRARAGIGYLPQEASIFRKLSVADNIMAILETRKELDKAGRRKELESLLQEFHINHIRDNLGMSLSGGERRRVEIARALATAPKFILLDEPFAGVDPISVGDIKQIIHHLKAKGIGVLITDHNVRETLDICETAYIVNDGQLIAEGDAETILANELVKEVYLGHEFRL, via the coding sequence ATGGCAACTCTCAAAGCCCAGCACTTGGCCAAGAGCTACAAGAGCCGTCAGGTCGTGCGTGACGTCAGCCTGTCCATCGACAGCGGCCAGATCGTCGGCCTGCTTGGCCCTAACGGTGCCGGCAAGACTACCTGCTTCTATATGATCGTCGGCCTGGTGCAGGCCGATCAGGGTCGCGTACTGATCGATGACCTGGACGTCAGCCACCAGCCCATGCACGGTCGCGCGCGGGCAGGTATCGGCTATCTTCCACAGGAAGCGTCGATCTTCCGCAAACTGTCGGTTGCCGACAACATCATGGCCATTCTCGAAACCCGCAAGGAACTCGACAAGGCCGGTCGGCGCAAGGAACTCGAAAGCCTGTTGCAGGAGTTCCACATCAACCACATCCGCGACAACCTGGGCATGAGCCTTTCCGGTGGCGAACGACGCCGCGTGGAAATTGCCCGCGCCCTCGCCACCGCGCCGAAATTCATCCTGCTCGACGAACCTTTCGCCGGCGTGGACCCGATTTCGGTCGGCGACATCAAGCAGATCATCCATCACCTCAAGGCCAAGGGCATTGGCGTGCTGATCACGGACCACAACGTGCGTGAAACCCTGGACATCTGCGAAACCGCCTACATCGTCAACGATGGTCAACTGATCGCAGAAGGTGACGCTGAAACCATCCTGGCCAACGAACTGGTCAAGGAAGTGTACCTGGGCCATGAGTTCCGCCTTTAA
- the lptA gene encoding lipopolysaccharide transport periplasmic protein LptA, with amino-acid sequence MRLVKTLPILLSLGAALGSVSAWALPTDRDQPIRIQADDAQLDDKNGIATYKGDVIITQGSMKVTGNTVTITRTAAGDIDVVTSVGNLAYFEQMQTAGDSKPVQGYGVTIQYHASQDRVVLIDRAKVVDKDGNITQGEKIVYDTNKKLASAGRATGSKVTEQRPRIDMVIQPKKKTDEQKAQ; translated from the coding sequence ATGAGGCTCGTTAAAACCCTCCCTATTTTGCTCAGTCTGGGCGCAGCACTGGGAAGCGTGAGCGCCTGGGCCCTGCCGACCGATAGAGATCAACCTATCCGCATCCAGGCCGACGACGCCCAACTGGACGACAAGAACGGTATCGCCACCTACAAGGGCGACGTGATCATCACCCAGGGCTCGATGAAGGTCACCGGCAACACCGTGACCATCACCCGCACCGCGGCTGGTGATATCGACGTCGTGACCTCGGTCGGCAACCTGGCCTACTTCGAGCAGATGCAGACTGCGGGCGACTCCAAGCCCGTGCAGGGCTACGGGGTGACCATCCAGTACCACGCCTCGCAAGACCGCGTCGTGCTGATCGATCGGGCCAAAGTCGTCGACAAGGACGGCAACATTACCCAGGGCGAGAAAATCGTCTACGACACCAACAAAAAGCTCGCCAGCGCCGGTCGCGCCACGGGCAGCAAAGTCACTGAGCAACGTCCGCGGATCGACATGGTCATCCAGCCGAAAAAGAAAACTGACGAGCAAAAGGCCCAGTAA